The nucleotide sequence CGTATCAATACGCTGCGAAAAAATATTTTTATCCGATACCTGTGCAAACGCATCTTTCACCGCATGCGATGCTTGGCGTTATCGACCCGATTGGACAAAAGTCTGATGTTTTTGCGCCGGGCTTTTATCACGTCTGCATCGCCGGATTAGTTATGGGAATTGCCGTACTGATAAAGACAGGGAGAATCAGCGTAATACTTTTATTTATGATTACTTTGTTCGCCGCTTTTTATAAACCTGTTTTGAATGTTCCGCCTGTGGTTTGGGCTTCGATTCCTGTTTTGATATGTTCGGTGCTTATCGCGTCAGGGCTGGAGACTATTATACTCGCCGGCGCAGGTGACAGTAAATGGCTGGTGATAACCGTTGGAATACTGCTGATGTTGAGTGTTGCGGATGTTTTCATAACGCACAATCATTCTGTGATTCCCATTTCGGCGGCTCTCTACGGCGTGAGCGCGGTTTCAGTAATCGCGGTGTATTTTATCGCCGGCTCGAATCTCTCGTGGCATCTTTTGAGAATGTTCATTTTATACGCAGCCGTGTTCCTCGATATTTTCATCAGCACCAGATATAATATAGATATGATATTTTAAAAATTAAAATCTCTGTGGTTATAATAGCGCATAAAAGTGGCGGGACATCGAAGCGAAATCCCGCCTTTGTTTTATGGCTCTTTCTTTTTTGCGTTTTAGCTTTTTGCCATGCCTACCGTTTTACGATCAGCCCTGACGAAACGTATCAAGATGAATAAGCCGGTTTAAGTTAAACTTGACTCTTATCGAGACATCGAGCCATTTTAGTTTTATTTTGTTTATTAAAGCCTAATAAACAACTCGGCATAGTGAGAGCAAATAATTGAGCTTTTTTTTAAAATTTTTAAAATTCTTTATATTGGCAATATTCCGTTTAATAAGTTAAATAATATCGGTCTTATGAATTAAAGGATATAAAGTATGCAAAACTTTACGTTTCACAATCCGGTCAAAATCGTATTCGGCAAAAACACAATCTCGCAATTAAACACGCTTATTGACCCAAAAGCACGCGTTTTGTTAACTTACGGCGGCGGGTCGATTAAGAAAAACGGCGTTTACAAACAGGTAAAGGCTGCTCTGAAAAAACGCAGTGTCTTTGAGTTTGGCGGTATTGAGCCGAACCCGACTTTTGAAACTTTGAGCAGAGCCGTTGCGTTTGGCAGAAAGCAAAAAGTCGATTTCATTCTCGCCGTCGGCGGCGGTTCTGTTATGGACGGCTCGAAATTCATCGCCGCGGCAATTCCTTTCAATGGCAAAGACACCTGGCGGATTGTTACCTCTGGCGGCGAACTTATTAAAACCGCAATTCCGATGGGAACGGTAGTAACGCTTCCCGCGACAGGTTCGGAAATGAACTCGTTTGGTGTTATTTCGAAATTAAGCACAAAGGAAAAACTTGCCTTTGGCAGTCCTTTTACATATCCGAAATTTTCGATACTCGACCCGCAGACAACATACTCGCTCGATAAAAAACAATTGCGCAACGGCATCGTCGATGCTTTTGTCCACGTCAGCGAACAATACGCGACAAAAGATTTGAACACGCCATTGCAGAATAGATTCGCCGAATCGATTTACAAAACGCTTATCGAAATCGCACCTGCGGTAATGAACGTCAAAAAAGATTATGACGCCCGCGCGAGTTTTATGTGGTGTGCGACGATGGCACTCAACGGCACGATTGCCTGCGGCGTTCAGCAGGACTGGAGCACTCACGGCATTGGCCACGAGATGACCGCGTTCTTCGGACTGGCTCACGCTGAAACTCTGGCGATTGTTTTGCCCGCGATGTGGAAATATGAATTGAAAAACAAAGCGGACAAACTTGCGATGCTTGCTGAAAATATTTTCGGCGTAAAAAAAGGCTCGAAAAAACAAAAAGCGAATGCAGCGATTGAAAAGACGATTAAATTTTTCAATTCGCTTGGTATGCCGACTTCGCTGAAAAAATATAATCTCACGCCGAAGGATTGCGAACTCGTGGTTGAACGCGCAGCCCAAAGAAAATGGAGCATCGGCGAAAACGGTGATATTAATCCCAAAGCTCTGCGGAAAATTTTTGCATTAGCAAAATAAATACAAGATGAGGGAGGGTTCAGAGGAGGGCCGAACCCTTTATCCCTGCATCTCAAAAATATCATTATACCAACGGTCTTAAATAACTGCAACCTTGATTTGCGGCTTAGCGAAGCCTGCATAATGATTTACAAACCGTTCAACTCGCTATTAAAAAATGTTTGTGGCATCACATATTTTTATATCTTGGTCCGCCGCTGCCTTCTGGAACCGTCCAGCGGATATTATCGAACGGACATTTCCGCTGACAGGTCTTGCAGTGCAGACAATTCGACGGATTTGCCGG is from Planctomycetaceae bacterium and encodes:
- a CDS encoding iron-containing alcohol dehydrogenase codes for the protein MQNFTFHNPVKIVFGKNTISQLNTLIDPKARVLLTYGGGSIKKNGVYKQVKAALKKRSVFEFGGIEPNPTFETLSRAVAFGRKQKVDFILAVGGGSVMDGSKFIAAAIPFNGKDTWRIVTSGGELIKTAIPMGTVVTLPATGSEMNSFGVISKLSTKEKLAFGSPFTYPKFSILDPQTTYSLDKKQLRNGIVDAFVHVSEQYATKDLNTPLQNRFAESIYKTLIEIAPAVMNVKKDYDARASFMWCATMALNGTIACGVQQDWSTHGIGHEMTAFFGLAHAETLAIVLPAMWKYELKNKADKLAMLAENIFGVKKGSKKQKANAAIEKTIKFFNSLGMPTSLKKYNLTPKDCELVVERAAQRKWSIGENGDINPKALRKIFALAK